From a region of the Zetaproteobacteria bacterium genome:
- the rho gene encoding transcription termination factor Rho has product MTTAERTATREEESAHTPQEPPEAERAPGTGEAGAQEDLAPSTEEAPSARERREEEGEGRNGRRRGRRDKGRRRRAAAQERDDEEEGSNELAGISLHLREVAAMSPNELLLKAESLGIDNAVGMRKQEQLSAILRAHARRGGTIFGEGVLETLPDGYGFLRSVDVNYLAGPDDIFVSTQQVRRMLLRKGDTVVGEIRPPRRGEKYFALKSIDSVNGVPPEEARRRVLFDNLTPLYPDERLRMEIDDPACKDRTGRVIDIIAPIGKGQRGLLVAPPRTGKTVMLQSIAHSIERNHPEVVLMVLLIDERPEEVTDMKRSVKGEVVSSTFDEPAKNHVQVAETVIEKAKRLVEHGRDVVILLDSITRLARAYNAVVPSSGKVLSGGVDSNALQRPKRFFGAARNIEGGGSLTIIATALIDTGSKMDEVIFEEFKGTGNMELHLSRKLVEKRIFPAIDIAPSGTRKEELLTPADQLSRIWVLRKLLSQMGTVDSMEFLLDKMRKTKCNQEFFDQMNS; this is encoded by the coding sequence ATGACCACAGCGGAGCGTACCGCAACACGAGAAGAAGAGAGCGCCCATACCCCGCAGGAGCCGCCGGAGGCGGAGCGCGCACCCGGAACGGGGGAGGCGGGAGCACAGGAGGATCTCGCCCCGTCGACGGAGGAGGCCCCTTCCGCCAGGGAGCGGCGCGAGGAAGAGGGTGAAGGGCGCAACGGCCGGCGCCGCGGCCGACGCGACAAAGGGAGGCGCCGCCGCGCCGCCGCTCAGGAGCGCGACGATGAAGAGGAGGGGAGCAACGAACTGGCCGGCATCTCGCTCCACCTGCGCGAGGTGGCGGCGATGTCGCCCAACGAGCTGCTGCTCAAGGCCGAGAGCCTGGGCATCGACAACGCGGTGGGCATGCGCAAGCAGGAGCAGCTCTCCGCCATCCTGCGCGCCCACGCCCGCCGCGGCGGCACCATCTTCGGCGAGGGGGTGCTGGAGACGCTGCCCGACGGCTACGGCTTCCTGCGCTCGGTCGATGTCAACTACCTGGCCGGACCCGACGACATCTTCGTCTCCACCCAGCAGGTGCGGCGGATGCTGCTGCGCAAGGGGGACACCGTCGTCGGGGAGATCCGTCCGCCGCGCCGCGGCGAGAAGTACTTCGCGCTCAAGTCGATCGACAGCGTCAACGGCGTCCCCCCCGAGGAGGCGCGCCGGCGGGTGCTGTTCGACAACCTCACCCCCCTCTATCCCGACGAGCGGTTGCGGATGGAGATCGACGATCCCGCCTGCAAGGACCGGACCGGCCGGGTGATCGACATCATCGCGCCGATCGGCAAGGGACAGCGCGGCCTGCTGGTCGCGCCGCCCCGCACCGGTAAGACGGTGATGCTGCAGTCGATCGCCCACTCGATCGAGCGCAACCACCCCGAGGTGGTCCTGATGGTACTCCTGATCGACGAACGGCCGGAGGAGGTGACCGACATGAAGCGGTCGGTCAAAGGCGAGGTGGTCAGTTCCACCTTCGACGAGCCGGCGAAGAACCACGTGCAGGTGGCCGAAACGGTGATCGAGAAGGCCAAGCGGCTGGTCGAGCACGGCCGCGACGTGGTGATCCTGCTCGACTCGATCACCCGGCTGGCCCGCGCCTACAACGCCGTGGTCCCCTCATCGGGCAAGGTGCTCTCCGGCGGGGTCGACTCCAACGCGCTGCAGCGGCCGAAGCGCTTCTTCGGCGCGGCGCGCAACATCGAGGGGGGCGGCAGCCTGACCATCATCGCCACCGCGCTGATCGACACCGGCAGCAAGATGGACGAGGTGATCTTCGAGGAGTTCAAGGGGACCGGCAACATGGAGCTGCATCTGTCGCGCAAGCTGGTGGAGAAGCGGATCTTCCCGGCGATCGACATCGCCCCCAGCGGGACGCGCAAGGAGGAGCTGCTCACCCCGGCCGACCAGCTCTCCCGCATCTGGGTGCTGCGCAAGCTGCTCTCCCAGATGGGCACGGTGGACAGCATGGAGTTCCTGCTCGACAAAATGCGCAAGACCAAGTGCAATCAGGAGTTTTTCGATCAGATGAACTCCTGA
- a CDS encoding endopeptidase La: MRSLDDYYRSKGLPALPLRDLVVFPHMVVPLFVGREKSIAALEEAAASGKPLLLLTQRNPEENDPEPEGLYPVGTLGTVLQLLRLPDGSIKTLIEGRARVALRALTDDGRVLRGQCAELPAPEEDADEIARVARTVIQRLEVYAKVDEQCPQELLVAVRSMEQPDRLPDTIAAHLRLKIEDQVRLLQTPSVLERLELIYGMLEQRIEMIEVDRRIRSRVRTQMEKRQREYYLTEQMQAIRKELNQGEDAELERLRERVASCGLSREAREKAESELRRLELMPGMSPEATVVRTYIEWLVDLPWKRRSRTVRDLRRAEAVLERDHFGLEKVKERILEQLAVLQRVKKPRGSILCFVGPPGVGKTSLGRSIAEATNRRFVRISLGGVRDEAEIRGHRRTYIGALPGKVIQAMKKAGRRNPVILLDEIDKLGADFRGDPAAALLEVLDPEQNHAFNDHYLEVDFDLSEVLFITTANSMNIPYALRDRMEIIRISGYTEPEKVEIARRHLIPRQQQAHGLKPGECTIAPEVLPELIRHYTSEAGVRALNQVIGKLMRRAAWKLVRGDVQGSITITPDRLEEYLGVRKYRHGLAEKEDQVAVVTGLAWTEVGGELLQIETALTPGKGKLTVTGQLGDVMQESVQAAFTYVRARAAQLGLKQDFHQKVDIHVHVPEGAVPKDGPSAGLAMATSMVSALTGIPVRRNVCMTGEINLRGKALPIGGLKEKLLAAQRGGLEVALIPELNADELKEVPETVRKGLEVRLVSGMDEVLRHALVRLPQGFVRPAPSLPALLADLHEVAPTTH, encoded by the coding sequence ATGAGGAGCCTCGACGACTATTACCGGAGCAAGGGGCTGCCGGCGCTGCCGCTGCGCGATCTGGTGGTCTTCCCCCACATGGTGGTGCCGCTCTTCGTCGGCAGGGAGAAGTCGATCGCGGCGCTGGAGGAGGCGGCGGCCAGCGGCAAGCCGCTGCTGCTGCTCACCCAGCGCAACCCCGAGGAGAACGATCCCGAGCCGGAGGGGCTCTACCCAGTCGGGACGCTGGGAACGGTATTGCAGCTCCTGCGCCTGCCCGACGGGAGCATCAAGACCCTGATCGAAGGGCGGGCGCGTGTGGCGCTGCGCGCGCTCACCGACGACGGTCGGGTGTTGCGCGGCCAATGCGCGGAGCTGCCCGCACCGGAGGAGGATGCCGACGAGATCGCACGGGTGGCCCGGACGGTGATCCAGCGGCTGGAGGTCTACGCCAAGGTGGACGAGCAGTGTCCGCAGGAGCTGCTGGTCGCCGTCCGATCGATGGAGCAGCCCGACCGCCTACCCGACACCATCGCCGCCCATCTGCGCTTGAAGATCGAGGATCAGGTGCGGCTGTTGCAGACGCCGTCGGTACTGGAGCGGCTGGAGCTGATCTACGGCATGCTCGAGCAGCGCATCGAGATGATCGAGGTCGACCGGCGGATCCGTTCGCGCGTCCGGACACAGATGGAGAAGCGGCAGCGCGAGTACTACCTGACCGAGCAGATGCAGGCGATCCGCAAGGAGCTCAACCAGGGTGAGGATGCGGAGCTGGAGCGGCTGCGCGAGCGGGTCGCCTCCTGCGGGCTGAGTCGCGAGGCGCGGGAGAAGGCCGAGAGCGAGCTGCGTCGGCTCGAGCTGATGCCGGGGATGAGCCCCGAGGCGACGGTGGTGCGCACCTACATCGAGTGGCTGGTCGATCTGCCGTGGAAGCGGCGCAGTCGTACCGTGCGCGATCTGCGCCGGGCCGAGGCGGTGCTCGAGCGGGACCACTTCGGGCTGGAGAAGGTCAAGGAGCGGATCCTGGAGCAGTTGGCCGTGCTGCAGCGGGTCAAAAAGCCGCGCGGCTCGATCCTTTGCTTCGTCGGCCCGCCGGGGGTGGGCAAGACCTCGCTCGGCCGCTCCATCGCCGAGGCGACCAACCGCAGGTTCGTTCGGATCAGCCTGGGGGGTGTGCGTGACGAGGCGGAGATCCGCGGCCACCGCCGTACCTACATCGGCGCCCTGCCGGGCAAGGTGATCCAGGCGATGAAGAAGGCGGGGCGGCGCAATCCGGTGATCCTGCTCGACGAGATCGACAAGCTGGGCGCCGATTTCCGCGGCGATCCGGCCGCGGCACTGCTCGAGGTGCTCGATCCGGAGCAGAACCACGCCTTCAACGACCACTACCTCGAGGTCGACTTCGACCTCTCCGAGGTGCTCTTCATCACCACGGCCAACAGCATGAACATCCCCTACGCCCTGCGCGACCGGATGGAGATCATCCGCATCTCCGGCTACACCGAGCCGGAGAAGGTGGAGATCGCCAGGCGCCACCTCATCCCGCGGCAGCAGCAGGCGCACGGCCTCAAGCCGGGGGAATGCACCATCGCGCCGGAGGTGCTGCCCGAGCTGATCCGCCACTACACCAGCGAGGCCGGGGTACGTGCGCTCAACCAGGTGATCGGCAAGTTGATGCGGCGGGCGGCGTGGAAGCTGGTGCGCGGCGATGTGCAGGGGTCGATCACCATCACGCCGGATCGACTCGAGGAGTATCTGGGGGTGCGCAAGTACCGCCACGGTCTGGCCGAGAAGGAGGATCAGGTCGCCGTGGTCACCGGCCTGGCCTGGACCGAGGTGGGGGGCGAACTGCTCCAGATCGAGACCGCGCTCACCCCGGGCAAGGGGAAACTGACCGTCACCGGGCAGTTGGGCGACGTGATGCAGGAGTCGGTGCAGGCCGCCTTCACCTACGTCCGCGCTCGCGCCGCCCAACTGGGGTTGAAGCAGGATTTCCACCAGAAGGTCGACATCCATGTCCACGTTCCCGAGGGGGCGGTGCCCAAGGACGGCCCCTCCGCCGGGCTGGCCATGGCCACTTCGATGGTCTCGGCGCTGACCGGGATCCCGGTGCGGCGGAACGTCTGCATGACCGGGGAGATCAACCTGCGCGGCAAGGCGCTGCCCATCGGCGGCCTGAAGGAGAAGCTGCTTGCCGCGCAGCGCGGCGGGTTGGAGGTGGCGCTGATCCCGGAGCTCAACGCCGACGAACTCAAGGAGGTACCCGAGACGGTACGCAAGGGGCTGGAGGTGCGGCTGGTCTCCGGGATGGACGAGGTGCTGCGCCACGCGCTGGTGCGGCTGCCGCAGGGGTTCGTCCGGCCGGCGCCCTCTCTGCCGGCGCTTCTAGCCGACCTGCACGAGGTGGCCCCGACCACCCATTGA
- the clpX gene encoding ATP-dependent Clp protease ATP-binding subunit ClpX, translated as MGGKDSTLYCSFCGKSQHEVVKLIAGPTAFICNECVELCNDLIAEEEGAAGKEKGRRGDCMPRPAEIKAHLDDYVIGQEEAKRLLSVAVYNHYKRISHLGDGGVELAKSNVLLIGPTGCGKTLLAQTLAKAFDVPFVMADATTLTEAGYVGDDVENIIVKLVQAADHQVEKAERGIVYIDEVDKLARKGESASITRDVSGEGVQQALLKLIEGTVASIPPQGGRKHPQQELLQVDTTNILFILGGAFDGLEKIVEARTSRRSIGFNADVRPDEEREIGALLAQVEPDDLVRFGLIPELVGRMPAVAALHPLDRDSLLRILVEPKNALTKQYKTLLAYDGVELSFTDEALERIADKAVERKTGARGLRAIMESVMLDVMYEVPGMNGVEKCIIGAEVIDGSADPLYLFRSEEEAA; from the coding sequence ATGGGCGGCAAGGATTCGACCCTCTACTGCTCGTTTTGCGGCAAGAGCCAGCACGAGGTGGTCAAGCTGATCGCCGGGCCGACCGCCTTCATCTGCAACGAGTGCGTCGAGCTCTGCAACGACCTGATCGCGGAGGAGGAGGGGGCCGCCGGCAAGGAGAAAGGTCGGCGGGGCGACTGCATGCCGCGCCCGGCCGAGATCAAGGCCCATCTCGACGACTACGTCATCGGTCAGGAGGAGGCCAAGCGGCTGCTGTCGGTGGCGGTCTACAACCACTACAAGCGGATCTCCCATCTCGGCGACGGCGGGGTGGAGCTGGCCAAGAGCAACGTGCTGCTCATCGGTCCGACCGGTTGCGGCAAGACGCTGCTGGCCCAGACGCTGGCCAAGGCGTTCGATGTCCCCTTCGTCATGGCCGATGCCACCACCCTGACCGAGGCGGGCTATGTCGGTGACGACGTGGAGAACATCATCGTCAAGCTGGTCCAGGCGGCCGACCACCAGGTGGAGAAGGCGGAGCGCGGCATCGTCTACATCGACGAGGTGGACAAGCTGGCCCGCAAGGGGGAGTCGGCCTCGATCACCCGCGACGTCTCCGGCGAGGGGGTGCAGCAGGCGCTGCTCAAGCTGATCGAAGGGACGGTCGCCTCCATCCCGCCGCAGGGGGGGCGCAAGCATCCCCAGCAGGAGCTGCTGCAGGTCGATACCACCAACATCCTCTTCATCCTCGGCGGCGCCTTCGACGGGCTGGAGAAGATCGTCGAGGCGCGCACCAGCCGGCGCTCCATCGGCTTCAACGCCGACGTCCGTCCCGACGAGGAGCGGGAGATCGGTGCATTGCTGGCCCAGGTGGAGCCGGACGATCTGGTCCGTTTCGGGCTGATCCCCGAGCTGGTCGGGCGCATGCCGGCGGTGGCCGCCCTCCATCCGCTCGACCGCGACAGCCTGCTGCGCATCCTGGTGGAGCCGAAGAATGCGCTGACCAAGCAGTACAAGACGCTGCTCGCCTACGACGGAGTGGAACTCTCCTTCACCGACGAGGCGTTGGAGCGGATCGCCGACAAGGCGGTGGAGCGCAAGACCGGCGCGCGCGGTCTGCGGGCGATCATGGAGTCCGTGATGCTCGACGTGATGTATGAGGTGCCGGGGATGAATGGAGTGGAGAAGTGCATCATCGGCGCCGAGGTGATCGACGGCAGCGCCGATCCGCTCTACCTCTTCCGCTCGGAGGAGGAGGCCGCCTGA